A window of the Pogona vitticeps strain Pit_001003342236 chromosome 4, PviZW2.1, whole genome shotgun sequence genome harbors these coding sequences:
- the SLC2A10 gene encoding solute carrier family 2, facilitated glucose transporter member 10 isoform X1 — protein sequence MGQGLIILLLSSTVSLLGGLIFGYELGIISGALLQLQVDFHLGCFEQEVLVSSLLIGALLASLVGGIFIDRQGRRKAILVSNAVLLCGTLIMILTGSLIWLVCGRMTVGFAISLSSMACCIYVSEMVAAHQRGVLVSLYEAGITVGILLSYALNYLFADTHQGWRYMFGLVIGPAAIQFLSVLFLPKTSVSVSVRYSDIHKSLIRLQKNEDGEDAMPTGLQEKHYSFADLFRSRDNMRSRTLVGLGLVLFQQFTGQPNILCYASTIFRSVGFQSDSSAVLASVGLGVMKVISTVVAMALADKAGRRALLMAGCMVMAFSVTMIGLTSYSTPLEMAKHCELLTGSSNTSLTSANLPIKSVSPQPVASGASELPAKSTFVITETASVAKTLATVKNGARMTTTPSHTEQTHFLNQSVERNEHGTFTSVDEAPLKKHMLLNWITLLSLMAFVSAFSIGFGPMTWLVLSEIYPASIRGRAFAFCNSFNWAANLLISLTFLDLIDAIGISWIFLLYGLVGVIAVLFIYLFVPETKGQSLEEIDQQFSKKRLLQRSPFWQNLWNRRPIHTRSQYQRVDHSSAS from the exons ATGG GACAAGGGCTGATAATTCTTCTGTTGTCTTCAACCGTCTCACTCCTTGGTGGGCTGATCTTTGGGTATGAGCTTGGAATTATCTCCGGGGCCTTGTTGCAGCTGCAAGTGGACTTTCATCTTGGCTGCTTTGAACAAGAAGTCCTTGTGAGCTCTTTACTCATTGGAGCTCTCCTAGCCTCTTTGGTTGGTGGAATCTTCATTGACCGACAGGGAAGACGGAAGGCAATATTGGTCAGCAATGCAGTTTTGCTGTGTGGCACTCTCATCATGATACTAACAGGGTCACTTATTTGGCTGGTATGTGGCCGCATGACTGTAGGTTTTGCCATTTCCTTGTCATCAATGGCCTGCTGCATATACGTCTCTGAAATGGTGGCTGCCCATCAGCGGGGTGTTCTGGTTTCCCTCTACGAAGCTGGCATAACGGTGGGCATTTTACTTTCATATGCGCTGAATTACCTGTTTGCAGACACCCACCAGGGATGGCGATACATGTTTGGCCTTGTCATTGGTCCAGCAGCCATTCAATTTCTCAGTGTCCTGTTCCTTCCAAAGACCTCTGTGAGTGTTAGTGTACGCTACAGCGATATTCACAAAAGCCTTATCCGGCTCCAGAAGAATGAAGATGGTGAAGATGCCATGCCAACAGGCCTTCAGGAAAAGCATTATTCTTTTGCAGACCTTTTCAGATCAAGGGACAACATGAGAAGCCGGACTCTGGTTGGCCTAGGATTGGTGCTCTTTCAGCAGTTCACCGGGCAGCCCAATATCCTTTGTTATGCTTCTACAATCTTCCGTTCTGTGGGATTTCAGAGTGATTCCTCTGCTGTCCTGGCTTCTGTTGGTCTCGGAGTGATGAAGGTCATTTCAACTGTTGTTGCCATGGCTCTTGCAGATAAAGCTGGCAGGAGAGCATTGTTGATGGCTGGATGTATGGTGATGGCCTTCTCAGTGACTATGATCGGCCTGACCAGCTATTCTACTCCCTTAGAGATGGCTAAACATTGTGAATTGCTCACTGGATCAAGCAACACTTCATTGACCTCAGCAAACCTCCCCATCAAGTCAGTGTCTCCCCAGCCAGTGGCATCGGGTGCTAGCGAACTTCCAGCAAAATCAACCTTTGTTATCACCGAAACTGCCAGTGTGGCCAAAACATTGGCCACTGTTAAAAATGGGGCAAGAATGACAACCACTCCTTCACACACTGAACAGACCCACTTTCTTAATCAGTCAGTTGAAAGAAATGAACACGGTACCTTCACATCTGTTGATGAGGCTCCTTTGAAGAAACATATGCTTCTAAATTGGATTACGTTACTAAGCCTGATGGCTTTTGTGAGTGCGTTCTCAATTGGCTTTGGACCAA TGACCTGGCTTGTCCTCAGTGAGATCTATCCTGCCAGCATACGAGGAAGAGCCTTTGCCTTCTGCAACAGTTTCAACTGGGCTGCCAACCTGTTGATCAGTCTCACGTTCCTTGACCTCATTG ATGCCATAGGCATATCATGGATATTCCTTCTCTATGGCCTGGTGGGAGTGATAGCCGTCTTGTTTATTTACCTTTTTGTACCAGAAACCAAAGGACAATCTTTAGAAGAAATAGACCAGCAGTTCTCAAAGAAGCG TTTGCTACAGAGAAGCCCCTTCTGGCAGAACCTTTGGAACAGAAGGCCGATCCACACACGTTCTCAGTACCAAAGAGTAGACCATTCTAGTGCCTCCTGA
- the SLC2A10 gene encoding solute carrier family 2, facilitated glucose transporter member 10 isoform X2: protein MILTGSLIWLVCGRMTVGFAISLSSMACCIYVSEMVAAHQRGVLVSLYEAGITVGILLSYALNYLFADTHQGWRYMFGLVIGPAAIQFLSVLFLPKTSVSVSVRYSDIHKSLIRLQKNEDGEDAMPTGLQEKHYSFADLFRSRDNMRSRTLVGLGLVLFQQFTGQPNILCYASTIFRSVGFQSDSSAVLASVGLGVMKVISTVVAMALADKAGRRALLMAGCMVMAFSVTMIGLTSYSTPLEMAKHCELLTGSSNTSLTSANLPIKSVSPQPVASGASELPAKSTFVITETASVAKTLATVKNGARMTTTPSHTEQTHFLNQSVERNEHGTFTSVDEAPLKKHMLLNWITLLSLMAFVSAFSIGFGPMTWLVLSEIYPASIRGRAFAFCNSFNWAANLLISLTFLDLIDAIGISWIFLLYGLVGVIAVLFIYLFVPETKGQSLEEIDQQFSKKRLLQRSPFWQNLWNRRPIHTRSQYQRVDHSSAS, encoded by the exons ATGATACTAACAGGGTCACTTATTTGGCTGGTATGTGGCCGCATGACTGTAGGTTTTGCCATTTCCTTGTCATCAATGGCCTGCTGCATATACGTCTCTGAAATGGTGGCTGCCCATCAGCGGGGTGTTCTGGTTTCCCTCTACGAAGCTGGCATAACGGTGGGCATTTTACTTTCATATGCGCTGAATTACCTGTTTGCAGACACCCACCAGGGATGGCGATACATGTTTGGCCTTGTCATTGGTCCAGCAGCCATTCAATTTCTCAGTGTCCTGTTCCTTCCAAAGACCTCTGTGAGTGTTAGTGTACGCTACAGCGATATTCACAAAAGCCTTATCCGGCTCCAGAAGAATGAAGATGGTGAAGATGCCATGCCAACAGGCCTTCAGGAAAAGCATTATTCTTTTGCAGACCTTTTCAGATCAAGGGACAACATGAGAAGCCGGACTCTGGTTGGCCTAGGATTGGTGCTCTTTCAGCAGTTCACCGGGCAGCCCAATATCCTTTGTTATGCTTCTACAATCTTCCGTTCTGTGGGATTTCAGAGTGATTCCTCTGCTGTCCTGGCTTCTGTTGGTCTCGGAGTGATGAAGGTCATTTCAACTGTTGTTGCCATGGCTCTTGCAGATAAAGCTGGCAGGAGAGCATTGTTGATGGCTGGATGTATGGTGATGGCCTTCTCAGTGACTATGATCGGCCTGACCAGCTATTCTACTCCCTTAGAGATGGCTAAACATTGTGAATTGCTCACTGGATCAAGCAACACTTCATTGACCTCAGCAAACCTCCCCATCAAGTCAGTGTCTCCCCAGCCAGTGGCATCGGGTGCTAGCGAACTTCCAGCAAAATCAACCTTTGTTATCACCGAAACTGCCAGTGTGGCCAAAACATTGGCCACTGTTAAAAATGGGGCAAGAATGACAACCACTCCTTCACACACTGAACAGACCCACTTTCTTAATCAGTCAGTTGAAAGAAATGAACACGGTACCTTCACATCTGTTGATGAGGCTCCTTTGAAGAAACATATGCTTCTAAATTGGATTACGTTACTAAGCCTGATGGCTTTTGTGAGTGCGTTCTCAATTGGCTTTGGACCAA TGACCTGGCTTGTCCTCAGTGAGATCTATCCTGCCAGCATACGAGGAAGAGCCTTTGCCTTCTGCAACAGTTTCAACTGGGCTGCCAACCTGTTGATCAGTCTCACGTTCCTTGACCTCATTG ATGCCATAGGCATATCATGGATATTCCTTCTCTATGGCCTGGTGGGAGTGATAGCCGTCTTGTTTATTTACCTTTTTGTACCAGAAACCAAAGGACAATCTTTAGAAGAAATAGACCAGCAGTTCTCAAAGAAGCG TTTGCTACAGAGAAGCCCCTTCTGGCAGAACCTTTGGAACAGAAGGCCGATCCACACACGTTCTCAGTACCAAAGAGTAGACCATTCTAGTGCCTCCTGA